A region from the Drosophila ananassae strain 14024-0371.13 chromosome 2L, ASM1763931v2, whole genome shotgun sequence genome encodes:
- the LOC6505573 gene encoding protein dj-1beta: MGSFSTLTRSFCKFVNMSKSALIILAPGAEEMEFIIAADVLRRAGIKVTVAGLGDSTEPVKCSRDILIVPDTPLSKVASEKFDVVVLPGGLGGSNAMGDSSAVGELLKNQEASGGLIAAICAAPTVLAKHGIASGKSLTSYPSMKAQLVDKYSYVDDKNVVQDGNLITSRGPGTAYNFALKISEELAGKEKAQEVAKGLLLSYD; encoded by the exons ATGGGAAGTTTTTCCACTTTGACGCGAAGTTTTTGCAAATTTGTAAATATGTCGAAAAGCGCTCTGATTATCTTGGCCCCTGGCGCCGAGGAAATGGAGTTCATCATTGCCGCCGATGTCCTGAGGCGTGCTGGG ATCAAGGTCACCGTTGCCGGTCTCGGTGATTCGACGGAACCTGTGAAGTGCTCGAGGGATATTTTAATTGTTCCGGATACGCCTCTGTCCAAAGTAGCATCAGAGAAGTTCGACGTGGTGGTTTTGCCCGGAGGGTTGGGCGGTTCCAACGCCATGGGCGATTCCTCTGCGGTGGGAGAGCTGCTGAAGAACCAGGAAGCCAGTGGAGGACTCATTGCCGCCATTTGTGCCGCTCCTACGGTTCTGGCCAAGCACGGAATCGCATCTGGAAAGTCTCTTACCTCGTATCCCTCCATGAAAGCTCAGTTGGTGGACAAGTACAG CTACGTGGATGATAAGAACGTGGTCCAGGATGGAAACCTAATCACCAGCCGCGGCCCCGGAACCGCCTATAACTTTGCCCTGAAAATATCCGAGGAACTGGCGGGAAAAGAAAAGGCCCAGGAAGTGGCCAAAGGGCTGCTTCTGTCCTACGACTAA